A stretch of the Clostridiales bacterium genome encodes the following:
- the def gene encoding peptide deformylase yields MATRKIVTIGDDTLRKICRKQEKFDLRLSILLKDMADTMYKAEGVGLAGPQVGILRRIAVVDVTEDHSGLLELVNPEIIEADGCQTGREGCLSVPGRQGVVTRPMRVKVRFQNRKGQWNEYETEGFEARAICHELDHLDGKLYIDMMDRELTQEEIEGHIPEDDNQ; encoded by the coding sequence ATGGCAACCAGGAAAATCGTAACCATCGGGGATGACACGCTGCGGAAGATATGCCGGAAACAGGAAAAGTTTGACCTTCGGCTTTCCATTCTGCTGAAGGATATGGCAGATACCATGTACAAGGCGGAAGGTGTCGGGCTGGCCGGACCTCAGGTCGGCATTCTGCGGCGGATTGCCGTGGTGGATGTCACCGAGGATCACAGCGGGCTGCTTGAACTTGTGAATCCGGAAATCATTGAGGCAGACGGATGCCAGACCGGCCGTGAGGGATGCCTGAGCGTACCGGGACGGCAGGGGGTGGTCACCCGGCCGATGCGGGTCAAGGTCCGTTTCCAGAACCGGAAAGGGCAATGGAACGAATATGAAACCGAGGGATTTGAAGCGCGGGCAATCTGCCATGAGCTGGATCACCTGGACGGAAAACTGTATATTGATATGATGGACCGTGAACTGACGCAGGAAGAAATTGAAGGACATATCCCGGAG
- a CDS encoding co-chaperone GroES, which translates to MTVKPLGDRVVIKNCEAEETTKSGLILTSAAQEKPQMAIVIAVGPGGNVDGKEITMQVTAGQKVIYSKYAGTEVKVDGEELKIVRQSDILAVVE; encoded by the coding sequence ATGACCGTGAAGCCTTTGGGTGACCGCGTTGTCATCAAAAATTGTGAAGCTGAGGAGACTACGAAATCCGGGCTGATCCTGACGAGCGCTGCCCAGGAAAAACCGCAGATGGCGATTGTGATCGCTGTCGGTCCCGGGGGAAATGTGGATGGAAAGGAAATCACCATGCAGGTAACAGCCGGCCAGAAGGTGATCTATTCCAAGTATGCCGGTACCGAAGTCAAAGTGGATGGTGAGGAACTGAAGATTGTCCGCCAGAGCGATATCCTGGCTGTTGTGGAATAA
- the priA gene encoding primosomal protein N', whose translation MFCQVIVDIVHENVAKPFTYQIPDGMELMAGQRVAVPFGHMEKEGIVTALTTDTDVSPAKLRSVIRPLEEYAAIPPELIELAEDMALKSHCPLAETLRLMIPAQMRGGRVHIKTEKTVCLCVSREDAETAAAACTRSLKRNAILNLLKDGQPRTVHEISEHVRDPRDALKKLEADGLVKITDAEKLRMPGGSVPEVSDPGYTLTEGQQEALDEIIPALGKGKGMFLLHGVTGSGKTEVFMAAVRNALSSGKSAIILVPEIALTPQMVSWFRGRFGPVAAVIHSRLSAGERYDEWRRIRRGEAMVVIGARSAVFSPVKNLGMIVIDEEHESTYLNDRHPRYDTREVAANRCEREGAVLILASATPSILSFAKARRGDYMLLEMPDRVNERPLPDVEIADMRSELEGGNRSVLSGVLKKALKECCSRGEQAILLMNRRGYNSFVSCRSCGYVVKCPNCDISMTYHIGSRDGLLRCHYCGYTMVPPSECPSCGGHYIRYFGAGTQKVEEEVRKILPGIPTARMDYDTTSGKDGHGKILEEFRSGRARILIGTQMIAKGLDFPQVTLVGVIAADLALNLPDYRSRERAFQLFTQVAGRAGRGSIPGRVIIQTYKPDDPVIGFAARQDYRAFFESEFRRRRNGLYPPFTNLARLLIESPDEENADRKAREAETCVKKLLETHPEWHRKILSVVNEPPSVQLLRGKYRRQVLMKTLVSRETDDFFSALSELTESPTDGADIYLEVNPTTMI comes from the coding sequence GTGTTCTGTCAGGTGATTGTGGACATCGTTCATGAGAACGTGGCAAAGCCTTTTACCTATCAGATTCCGGACGGTATGGAACTTATGGCTGGCCAGCGGGTAGCGGTTCCCTTCGGGCACATGGAAAAGGAAGGGATTGTTACAGCCCTGACCACGGACACGGATGTCAGTCCGGCAAAGCTTCGCAGCGTAATCCGGCCGCTGGAGGAATATGCGGCCATTCCACCGGAACTGATCGAGCTTGCAGAAGACATGGCCCTGAAAAGCCACTGCCCGCTGGCTGAAACGCTTCGGTTGATGATCCCCGCACAAATGCGCGGAGGACGGGTACACATCAAAACCGAGAAAACCGTTTGTCTGTGTGTGAGCAGGGAAGATGCGGAAACAGCCGCTGCTGCATGTACACGCAGCCTGAAAAGGAATGCAATTCTCAATCTCCTGAAGGACGGTCAACCAAGAACGGTCCACGAGATATCGGAACATGTCAGGGATCCCCGGGATGCACTGAAAAAGCTGGAAGCAGACGGACTGGTGAAAATAACCGATGCTGAAAAGCTGCGTATGCCCGGCGGAAGTGTTCCGGAAGTTTCCGATCCCGGATACACCCTGACAGAAGGACAGCAGGAAGCCCTGGATGAAATCATTCCGGCACTCGGAAAGGGAAAGGGAATGTTCCTGCTTCACGGAGTGACGGGAAGCGGAAAGACGGAGGTTTTTATGGCTGCTGTCCGAAATGCCCTGTCATCCGGGAAAAGCGCAATTATCCTTGTTCCGGAAATTGCACTGACGCCCCAGATGGTTTCCTGGTTCAGGGGACGTTTCGGCCCGGTGGCTGCGGTGATCCATTCCCGGCTAAGCGCAGGAGAACGATATGACGAGTGGCGCAGGATCCGGAGAGGAGAAGCAATGGTTGTGATCGGCGCACGAAGCGCAGTTTTTTCCCCGGTGAAAAACCTCGGAATGATCGTGATCGATGAAGAGCATGAAAGCACATACCTGAACGACCGGCATCCCCGGTATGATACCCGCGAGGTTGCTGCAAACCGGTGTGAAAGAGAGGGTGCCGTCCTGATCCTGGCAAGTGCCACCCCGAGCATTCTGAGTTTTGCAAAGGCTCGGCGCGGCGATTACATGCTGCTGGAAATGCCGGACCGTGTCAATGAACGCCCGCTTCCGGATGTTGAAATTGCCGATATGCGCAGTGAACTGGAAGGCGGAAACCGATCCGTGCTGAGTGGAGTGCTGAAAAAGGCCCTGAAGGAATGCTGCTCGCGCGGGGAACAGGCGATCCTGCTGATGAACCGGCGCGGATACAATTCATTCGTATCCTGCCGGAGCTGCGGATATGTGGTAAAATGCCCGAACTGCGATATCAGCATGACCTACCATATCGGCAGCCGGGACGGACTCCTCCGATGCCATTACTGTGGTTATACTATGGTTCCGCCATCGGAATGCCCCAGCTGCGGAGGACATTATATCCGGTATTTCGGTGCTGGGACGCAGAAAGTGGAGGAAGAAGTCCGTAAAATCCTGCCCGGAATACCGACGGCGCGGATGGATTATGACACCACATCCGGCAAGGACGGACATGGGAAAATCCTGGAGGAATTCCGAAGCGGACGGGCAAGGATCCTGATCGGCACCCAGATGATTGCAAAGGGGCTGGATTTTCCACAGGTTACCCTCGTCGGCGTAATCGCGGCAGATCTTGCACTGAACCTTCCTGACTACCGGAGCCGCGAACGTGCATTCCAGCTTTTTACCCAGGTTGCCGGACGAGCCGGAAGGGGCAGCATTCCCGGACGGGTGATTATCCAGACCTACAAACCGGATGATCCGGTGATCGGGTTTGCCGCACGACAGGATTACCGTGCATTCTTTGAAAGCGAGTTCAGGAGACGCCGGAACGGACTGTATCCGCCGTTTACCAATCTCGCAAGGCTGCTGATTGAAAGCCCGGATGAAGAAAATGCAGACCGGAAGGCACGGGAAGCAGAAACCTGTGTTAAAAAGCTGCTGGAAACCCATCCGGAATGGCACCGCAAGATCCTGAGCGTTGTGAATGAACCGCCGAGCGTCCAGCTGCTGCGCGGGAAATACCGCCGCCAGGTTTTGATGAAAACGCTGGTGAGCCGGGAAACCGATGATTTTTTCAGCGCACTCAGCGAGCTGACCGAGTCACCGACGGATGGGGCGGATATTTATCTTGAAGTGAATCCGACCACCATGATCTGA
- the groL gene encoding chaperonin GroEL (60 kDa chaperone family; promotes refolding of misfolded polypeptides especially under stressful conditions; forms two stacked rings of heptamers to form a barrel-shaped 14mer; ends can be capped by GroES; misfolded proteins enter the barrel where they are refolded when GroES binds) produces MAKKILFGEEARRSLEKGVNALADTVKITLGPKGRNVVLDKKYGAPLITNDGVTIAKEIELEDPFENMGAQLVKEVSTKTNDVAGDGTTTATLLAQAIIREGLRNLAAGANPMVLKKGIEAATEAAVNGLREQSQPINGKQAIAQVASNSAADETIGQLISDAMEIVGSDGVISVEESKTMTTGMTTVEGMQFDRGYSSAYMVTDTEKMEAVLDDPLILITDKKISAIQEVLPVLEQVVQTGKKLLIIAEDVEGEALSTLVVNKLRGTFTCVSVKAPGFGDRRKEMLQDIAILTGGTVISSETGMELKEATVDMLGKARQVKVNKENTTIIDGAGDKAAIQARVAQIKAQIAETKSDYDKEKLQERLAKLAGGVAVIQVGAATEVEMKERKMRIEDALSATRAAAEEGIVPGGGIALLNVIPKVAALMDNFAGDAKTGVQIILRALEEPIRQIALNAGIDGSVIVDHIKNAKKPGYGYDALKGEYVDMVERGIIDPTKVTRSALQNAASIAAMVLTTESLVADIPEPEPAAPAAGGMGGMY; encoded by the coding sequence ATGGCAAAGAAAATTCTGTTTGGCGAAGAAGCCCGCCGCAGCCTGGAAAAAGGCGTGAACGCGCTGGCTGATACTGTAAAGATTACCCTTGGACCGAAGGGCCGTAATGTAGTCCTGGACAAGAAGTACGGCGCTCCACTGATTACCAATGACGGTGTAACCATCGCCAAGGAAATTGAACTGGAAGACCCATTTGAAAACATGGGCGCCCAGCTCGTAAAGGAAGTTTCCACCAAGACCAATGACGTTGCCGGCGACGGCACCACCACTGCGACACTGCTTGCACAGGCAATCATCCGTGAAGGACTGCGCAACCTGGCCGCCGGCGCCAACCCGATGGTCCTGAAAAAGGGTATTGAAGCCGCTACCGAAGCAGCCGTGAACGGACTGCGTGAACAGAGCCAGCCCATTAACGGGAAACAGGCGATTGCCCAGGTTGCTTCCAACTCTGCTGCCGACGAAACCATCGGACAGCTGATTTCCGACGCGATGGAAATTGTCGGTTCTGACGGCGTAATCTCCGTGGAGGAGAGCAAAACCATGACCACCGGCATGACGACCGTGGAAGGCATGCAGTTTGACCGTGGATATTCCTCTGCCTATATGGTTACCGATACCGAAAAGATGGAAGCAGTCCTGGATGATCCGCTGATCCTGATTACAGACAAGAAGATCAGTGCGATCCAGGAAGTTCTGCCCGTACTGGAACAGGTTGTACAGACCGGCAAGAAGCTGCTTATTATTGCGGAAGATGTGGAAGGTGAAGCCCTCAGCACCCTGGTTGTCAACAAGCTGCGCGGAACGTTTACCTGCGTTTCCGTCAAGGCGCCCGGATTCGGTGACCGCCGCAAGGAAATGCTGCAGGATATTGCCATCCTGACCGGCGGCACCGTGATTTCTTCCGAGACCGGTATGGAACTCAAGGAAGCCACTGTGGATATGCTCGGTAAGGCCCGCCAGGTGAAGGTCAACAAGGAAAATACCACCATTATCGACGGCGCCGGTGACAAGGCTGCTATCCAGGCACGCGTTGCCCAGATCAAGGCCCAGATTGCCGAAACCAAGAGCGATTATGACAAGGAAAAGCTTCAGGAACGCCTGGCCAAGCTGGCCGGCGGTGTAGCCGTGATCCAGGTTGGCGCTGCCACTGAAGTCGAGATGAAAGAACGCAAGATGCGGATTGAGGACGCCCTGAGCGCTACCCGTGCCGCGGCAGAAGAAGGGATCGTACCCGGCGGCGGTATTGCCCTGCTGAATGTAATCCCGAAGGTCGCTGCGCTGATGGACAATTTCGCCGGAGACGCGAAGACCGGTGTCCAGATTATCCTGCGTGCACTGGAAGAACCGATCCGCCAGATTGCGCTGAATGCCGGTATTGACGGAAGCGTGATCGTGGACCATATCAAGAATGCCAAGAAGCCCGGATACGGCTATGACGCCCTGAAGGGTGAATATGTGGATATGGTGGAACGCGGAATCATCGATCCGACCAAGGTAACCCGCAGCGCGCTGCAGAACGCAGCATCCATCGCTGCGATGGTCCTGACTACCGAATCCCTGGTAGCGGATATTCCCGAACCCGAACCCGCGGCTCCTGCAGCCGGCGGAATGGGCGGCATGTACTGA
- a CDS encoding alpha-galactosidase, with protein MSISVSSDQKTIYLSGGNTSYVLHIDDDRRLVNLHWGARIEDGALSYSPSDYFGGASFDMGLSRIPLDIPCCGNGWYGTPAVGVRNEHGDDVTDLRVVSFRLEPGKPPLPGLPAAYVESPSEADTLIVELSDDWTGLQVDALYSVYNRSGIIARSLCIRNSGTQSLTLTSVLSASVLIWESSPDLIHLKGAWARERSVVRTAAGEAEHRISSARGASGHEENPFIAICGKNTDEFSGRVWAMNLVYSGSFQALCKTDNGDRPRLSIGLNPEVFSWKLEPGESFQSPEAILVFSDRGLNGMSQAFHSLYRTRLVRGHWRDRSRPVLINNWEGTYFSFTEKRLLAIAEKAKEIGIELFVLDDGWFGRRNSDNCSLGDWTVNRRKLPSGLSGLSDRIHAMGLQFGLWFEPEMVSPDSRLYRAHPDWCLHVPGRQRTEARNQLILDLSRTEVQDYIISSVSSVLASARIDYVKWDMNRNMTEAFSEALPSDRRPETQYRYMLGLYRVLEKITSSFPDILFESCSGGGGRFDPGMLYYMPQTWTSDDTDAVERLKIQYGTSFVYPASSMGAHVSAVPNHQTGRISPMRTRGEVAMGGNFGFELDLSKLSPEDLAEASALVSRVKEIRDLTRTGTFWRLLSPFDGTYTAWSFVSEDQRDVLLCTYRSLSSPNSSPLRLRLSGLNPSLCYKNEEDGTIYHGSALMNAGLTVRLNGDFSSRVFRFSAL; from the coding sequence ATGTCCATTTCCGTTTCATCAGATCAGAAAACGATTTACCTCAGCGGCGGAAATACGTCTTATGTGCTTCATATTGATGATGACAGACGTCTCGTAAATCTTCACTGGGGCGCCCGGATTGAGGATGGAGCCCTTTCTTACTCTCCATCTGATTATTTTGGAGGCGCCAGCTTTGATATGGGGCTTTCCCGGATCCCGCTGGATATCCCATGCTGCGGTAACGGTTGGTATGGTACACCGGCAGTGGGGGTCCGCAACGAGCACGGGGATGACGTTACAGATCTGCGCGTGGTTTCCTTCAGGCTGGAACCCGGCAAGCCGCCTCTTCCCGGTCTTCCCGCCGCTTATGTGGAATCACCCTCTGAAGCGGATACGCTGATTGTGGAACTGTCGGACGACTGGACCGGCCTGCAGGTAGATGCTTTGTATTCGGTATATAACCGATCCGGTATTATTGCCCGGAGCCTTTGTATCCGGAATTCCGGCACTCAGTCCCTTACCTTGACGTCGGTTTTGTCCGCTTCCGTGCTGATCTGGGAATCCTCCCCGGACCTGATTCACCTCAAAGGCGCCTGGGCACGCGAACGTTCGGTGGTCAGAACGGCTGCCGGCGAAGCGGAACATCGGATTTCTTCCGCCCGGGGAGCTTCCGGGCATGAAGAAAATCCTTTTATTGCCATATGCGGGAAAAACACGGATGAATTTTCCGGCCGGGTCTGGGCGATGAACCTGGTATACAGCGGAAGCTTCCAGGCGTTATGCAAAACGGACAACGGCGACCGTCCCCGCCTCAGCATCGGTCTGAATCCGGAAGTATTTTCCTGGAAGCTCGAACCCGGTGAATCCTTTCAGTCACCGGAAGCGATCCTTGTTTTTTCAGACCGTGGTCTGAACGGAATGTCTCAGGCATTTCATTCCCTTTACCGTACCCGGCTTGTTCGCGGCCACTGGCGTGACCGCAGCCGGCCTGTTCTGATCAACAACTGGGAAGGAACATATTTCAGTTTTACAGAAAAACGTCTCCTTGCCATTGCTGAAAAAGCAAAGGAAATCGGAATCGAACTGTTTGTACTCGATGACGGCTGGTTTGGCCGGCGAAATTCAGACAACTGTTCCCTGGGGGACTGGACAGTCAACCGCCGCAAGCTTCCTTCCGGCCTTTCAGGACTTTCTGACCGGATTCATGCCATGGGACTTCAGTTCGGACTTTGGTTTGAACCCGAGATGGTTTCACCGGACAGCAGGCTCTACCGTGCGCATCCTGACTGGTGTCTGCATGTACCGGGCCGCCAGCGGACCGAAGCACGGAATCAGCTGATTCTTGATCTTTCCCGGACTGAAGTACAGGATTATATCATTTCATCGGTTTCTTCTGTTCTGGCTTCCGCCAGGATTGATTATGTCAAATGGGATATGAACCGCAATATGACAGAAGCATTCTCTGAAGCGCTTCCGTCAGACCGCCGTCCTGAAACACAATACCGTTATATGCTCGGACTGTACCGCGTACTGGAGAAAATCACGTCTTCATTCCCGGATATCCTTTTTGAATCCTGTTCCGGCGGCGGCGGCCGATTTGATCCCGGCATGCTGTACTACATGCCGCAAACGTGGACCAGCGATGATACGGATGCTGTTGAACGGCTTAAAATCCAGTATGGAACGTCCTTTGTCTATCCGGCTTCTTCCATGGGTGCGCATGTCAGCGCCGTTCCGAACCATCAGACCGGGCGTATAAGCCCCATGCGCACCCGCGGAGAGGTTGCCATGGGCGGGAACTTTGGTTTTGAACTGGATCTTTCAAAGCTGTCTCCTGAAGACCTGGCTGAAGCGTCTGCACTTGTCAGCAGGGTTAAGGAAATTCGTGATCTCACGCGAACCGGGACATTCTGGCGGCTGCTCTCGCCGTTTGACGGAACGTATACTGCCTGGTCTTTCGTTTCTGAGGATCAGCGGGATGTCCTGCTCTGTACCTACCGGTCGCTTTCTTCACCGAATTCTTCCCCCCTTCGCCTGCGTTTGTCCGGGCTGAATCCTTCGCTATGTTACAAAAATGAAGAGGACGGAACCATTTATCATGGTTCCGCCCTGATGAACGCCGGCCTGACTGTCCGCCTGAACGGGGATTTCTCAAGCAGGGTGTTCCGCTTTTCAGCGCTCTGA
- the metA gene encoding homoserine O-succinyltransferase: protein MPIKIPNELPAYRTLTDENIFVMTETRARTQDIRPLQIAIVNLMPTKIDTETQLLRLLGNTALQVETELIKMDTHVPKNTAPEHLTAFYKSFSEIRDRNFDGMIITGAPVEHLPFEEVEYWEELCEIMEWSKEHVHSTFHICWGAQAALYYHFGIKKYPLEKKLFGIFPHRAERKNYILLRGFDDVFMAPHSRHTTVRREDIEACGSLKILASSEEAGVYACCTDNGRQVFITGHSEYDPLTLEKEYLRDKNAGLPIEIPKNYYPNDDDTKEPMVTWRSHANLLYANWLNYMVYQTTPYDIKTITR from the coding sequence TTGCCGATCAAGATCCCGAATGAGCTGCCGGCTTACCGGACACTGACGGATGAAAATATATTCGTAATGACGGAAACCCGGGCAAGGACCCAGGATATCCGTCCGCTGCAGATTGCCATTGTCAATCTGATGCCTACAAAGATCGATACGGAAACCCAGCTTCTGCGGCTGCTGGGAAACACCGCACTTCAGGTGGAGACCGAACTGATTAAAATGGACACGCATGTTCCAAAAAATACCGCTCCGGAACACCTGACCGCTTTTTACAAGAGCTTCAGCGAAATCCGGGACCGGAATTTTGACGGAATGATTATCACCGGCGCGCCTGTGGAACACCTGCCTTTTGAAGAAGTTGAATACTGGGAAGAATTGTGTGAAATCATGGAATGGAGCAAGGAACATGTGCATTCCACATTCCATATCTGCTGGGGCGCACAGGCAGCACTGTACTACCATTTCGGAATCAAAAAATACCCGCTGGAGAAAAAACTGTTCGGTATTTTTCCCCATCGGGCTGAACGGAAAAATTATATCCTCCTGCGCGGTTTTGACGATGTGTTTATGGCCCCGCACAGCCGGCATACGACCGTGCGGAGGGAAGACATTGAAGCATGCGGATCACTGAAAATACTGGCATCCTCAGAAGAGGCCGGTGTATACGCATGCTGCACAGACAACGGCAGGCAGGTATTTATTACCGGGCACAGCGAATATGATCCGCTGACGCTGGAAAAGGAATACCTGCGGGACAAAAACGCGGGACTGCCGATTGAAATCCCGAAGAATTATTATCCGAATGATGATGATACAAAAGAGCCGATGGTGACATGGCGCAGCCACGCAAACCTGCTGTATGCAAACTGGCTGAACTATATGGTATACCAGACCACACCGTATGATATCAAAACGATTACCCGGTAA
- the mutY gene encoding A/G-specific adenine glycosylase: MHPVSSALLSWYDRNARVLPWRGIHDSYRTWVSEAMLQQTRVETALPYYSRFLSRFPTLRSLAEADEPDVLKYWEGLGYYSRARNLLAGARQVMRDFNGNLPQDPQKLREISGIGPYMAGAIASIAFDIPVPAVDGNVIRVISRLYNINEDASRPPVRRKIESIAADLVPPERPGDHNQALMDLGSGICVPGTPDCDRCPLSSFCKSHSAGNPADLPVLPKSRPQKVIPWTVLIIRSGNRVLLRLRTEKLLQGLWCFPMIEGCLTPEGAVDAAYKYLGLPTGTPCSCGKSRHVFTHQIWDMSLVSLLSEADSPAPHGYHWIPVPDIRKIALPSAMNAAVRALDEFTD, encoded by the coding sequence ATGCATCCTGTCTCTTCAGCTCTGTTGTCCTGGTATGACCGAAATGCCCGTGTCCTTCCCTGGCGCGGTATTCACGATTCATACCGGACCTGGGTCAGTGAAGCAATGCTTCAGCAGACGCGTGTGGAAACAGCTCTTCCCTATTACAGCCGTTTCCTTTCCCGTTTTCCGACTCTCAGATCCCTTGCTGAAGCAGATGAGCCGGATGTCCTGAAGTATTGGGAAGGTCTGGGTTATTATTCCCGTGCCCGGAACCTTCTCGCGGGAGCCCGACAGGTGATGCGTGATTTTAACGGAAACCTGCCGCAGGATCCGCAAAAGCTTCGTGAAATCAGTGGAATTGGTCCTTATATGGCCGGCGCAATAGCTTCCATCGCTTTTGATATTCCGGTTCCGGCAGTGGACGGAAATGTGATCCGGGTCATATCCCGTCTGTACAATATTAATGAAGATGCCTCCAGGCCGCCTGTACGTCGTAAAATCGAGTCCATTGCGGCAGATCTTGTCCCTCCGGAACGGCCCGGAGATCATAACCAGGCATTAATGGACCTTGGTTCCGGTATCTGTGTGCCAGGCACTCCGGATTGTGACCGCTGTCCGCTCTCTTCCTTCTGCAAATCACATTCAGCCGGAAATCCCGCTGATCTGCCGGTACTTCCGAAATCCCGCCCGCAGAAAGTGATTCCGTGGACTGTTCTGATCATTCGTTCCGGGAACCGCGTACTTCTGCGCCTGAGAACAGAAAAACTGCTGCAGGGACTCTGGTGTTTTCCGATGATCGAAGGCTGCCTGACGCCTGAAGGCGCAGTGGACGCGGCATACAAGTACCTTGGACTTCCAACCGGGACCCCTTGTTCCTGCGGTAAATCCCGTCATGTATTTACCCATCAGATATGGGATATGAGCCTCGTTTCCCTTTTGTCCGAAGCGGATTCCCCTGCACCGCATGGATATCATTGGATCCCTGTTCCGGACATCAGAAAAATAGCCCTGCCGTCTGCGATGAACGCAGCGGTCAGGGCGCTGGATGAATTTACAGACTGA